Genomic window (Phragmites australis chromosome 5, lpPhrAust1.1, whole genome shotgun sequence):
CCGGGGCACCTTGCCGGAGTCGGACCCCACGGGCGCGCCTCCGCCAACCACCATGTCCATTGGCTTCATGACGATCTGTATCTCCGGGAAGATGGCGTACCGCTCGGTGACGGCGAAGTCGTGCAGGAACGACGGCTGTTGCACGGAGAAGATGGGCACGTCGGGGCCCTTGTTCCCGGCCGGGTCGAACCGGAAGTAGGTGACGAACGGCGGCACAGGCCCGTAGCGGAACGCGAACAACTCGCCGGTGACGGGGTCCTTCTTGGGGTGCGCGGTCATGCCCATGACGAGGCGGCCGCCAAAGTCGCACCTGCCGTGCGTGATCACCTCGCCGGTGGCTGGGACGACTCGCACAGCGTACGGCAGGTCCGACTCGCCGAGCGCGTAGAGGCGGCCGCCGAAGAAGGCGAGGCTGGTATTGGCGAGCCCCACACCCTCGGCCGGGTTCATCTGCCCAGTGAGCACCCTGGCCGCCACGACGGCCCCGCGCACCATCCCGGCCACGCCGTGGAAGCCGGAGAAGACGTTCGGCATGACCGGCGCGCCCGCGTCGCGCTCCACGAGGTACTTGTACGTCTGCACGTACCGCGAGCAGAGGACGGGGtccgacgacggcgacgacgccgtcgggagaaggagagagtggaGCATGCCGTCGCCGTCAAAGAGgtggtgcggcccgcgagggagGTGCTGCGGGTTGGGCCCGTTGCGGATGTAGGCCCCGCCGGCGAGGCAGCGAGGGATGGCGCCGCGCACGACGGGGCAGGGCGTGGGCGGCAGCTCGTCCACGGGCGCGAAGTTGCTCGACAGCACGTTCCGCGGGTCCACCGACGGCCGCAGCGCCGGCGGGTCGACGAACGTGTTGATCACCTCCTCCAGCGCGTTGCAGAACGCCATCGGCAGGGAAGCGGCTGCCGCGGTaggccggcggcgaggccgaGCCTGCGCCTGGCTCGGCGCAGCGGATGATGCCCTGCCCGCCCTTGCAGTAGCAATTCTTGAATTGTTAATCTTGGCCACAGCGGGCTCTTCCTGCTCCTGTTTCTCGATCTGCTTCGGAGTAGTGTACTCAACATTGTCAGTGGCCGGAGGGGAGGTGAGGACGGTGGCGGCAGCAGACGGCGGCGGGGACGGGgtgctcttcttcttcctgtagCTGGAGTTCCGTGCAGCAGCAGAGGCGGCAGGGGAGATGTAGTGAACCCTCCTAGATGATCTTGAAGCATGTGCTGCAGTGACAGGGTAGAGATCAGACATGCAGAGGTTAGAGGTGATCAGTGTTCTCTCCATTCTGCAACCTGCCGATCGATATGTGTTAATTTGGATCGCAGCCTAGGTCTAGCAGCTGGAGTAGCAATCTGCTTGCCAATTTGCGTACTGGTAGTGCTCTTGCCACTTGCATAATGTGGCTATTTATAGGCAGGAGATACTAATCTTTGAACTGGTGATTGATCCTTGTCATCCGAAACGTCCCTACAAAGCATATATATTTTTGGCAATTCATGGAGACTTTGAAATGGTCATCTTGGAAAGGGCATGCCTACACTTTTGTGAACTTGCAAGTGTAAAATGTGCAACATGTTCAAAACATGCTTAACATTCATATACGAGAAAAACAACTCTGCGACTATCTCTGTTACTTATATGACATTGAGATTTGTGCTAGCAGGGAGAAGATCTCACTCATAATGTtttccttctagtttttctctcacAAAGCAAGCACCGATCTCACAGCAAACGGACCTTGAGATAATACATGCGGGTATACAAATACATGTGGTAAAACTGCACTCAGGGAAGTATGACAGAAAGAAACAATTTGTAGCATTATCTATGTGTATTATAGTAATTGCTATATTTCAACcgcctattttttttatttttttcaggcGATGGCTCATAGCCGCCTTTAACCTTCCGATGACTCCCTCATGCCCACAATCCCTTGGCTGTCAATCGAGTTTGTGTTCGTCTCGGCCCCGCCCATCCCCAAAGGCAAATACGCTGATGTATCTGCTCCCACAGCTCCCGTCACACTAACCTAGCGCGTACCCCACCCCACCTTGCCTCCTCCA
Coding sequences:
- the LOC133919613 gene encoding 9-cis-epoxycarotenoid dioxygenase NCED1, chloroplastic-like, whose product is MERTLITSNLCMSDLYPVTAAHASRSSRRVHYISPAASAAARNSSYRKKKSTPSPPPSAAATVLTSPPATDNVEYTTPKQIEKQEQEEPAVAKINNSRIATARAGRASSAAPSQAQARPRRRPTAAAASLPMAFCNALEEVINTFVDPPALRPSVDPRNVLSSNFAPVDELPPTPCPVVRGAIPRCLAGGAYIRNGPNPQHLPRGPHHLFDGDGMLHSLLLPTASSPSSDPVLCSRYVQTYKYLVERDAGAPVMPNVFSGFHGVAGMVRGAVVAARVLTGQMNPAEGVGLANTSLAFFGGRLYALGESDLPYAVRVVPATGEVITHGRCDFGGRLVMGMTAHPKKDPVTGELFAFRYGPVPPFVTYFRFDPAGNKGPDVPIFSVQQPSFLHDFAVTERYAIFPEIQIVMKPMDMVVGGGAPVGSDSGKVPRLGVLPKYATDESEMRWFEVPGFNMMHSLNAWEEADGEQLVLVAPNVLSIEHALERLELVHSSVELVRLNLRTGDVSRTPLSAGNLDFGVIHPGYLGRRNRYGYLGIGDPMPKIAGVAKLDFDRAGTGDCTVARRDFGPGCFAGEPFFVPDDVEGDGNEDDGYLVCYVHNERTGENRFVVMDARSPQLDIVAEVQLPARVPYGFHGLFVTQAQLRSQQQ